Proteins encoded together in one Felis catus isolate Fca126 chromosome B3, F.catus_Fca126_mat1.0, whole genome shotgun sequence window:
- the TCL1B gene encoding T-cell leukemia/lymphoma protein 1B, producing MASGASPILGVPPHRLWARRPGIYEDEKGRTWVTVVVRLSPSQRARSRASPGGTHEPEPSVTVHMWQMPVHPQEPVSPSQLTLSRLPLVWQLYSGRRYRAMDSRLWEIVSHGQIDSTEELVLTELPPGNG from the exons ATGGCCTCTGGGGCTTCTCCGATCCTTGGGGTGCCCCCGCACCGTCTGTGGGCCCGGAGGCCTGGCATCTACGAAGACGAGAAGGGGAGGACCTGGGTGACGGTGGTCGTGCGGCTCAGTCCCTCCCAGAGAGCTCGGAGCAGGGCCTCCCCAGGCGGCACA CATGAGCCTGAGCCCAGCGTCACAGTCCACATGTGGCAGATGCCAGTGCACCCCCAGGAGCCCGTGTCCCCCAGCCAGCTGACCCTGTCCCGGCTGCCCCTCGTGTGGCAGCTGTACTCTGGAAGGAGGTACAGAGCAATGGATTCCAGGCTCTGGGAAATAGTGAGCCATGGCCAG ATCGACTCCACAGAGGAGCTGGTCCTGACAGAGCTGCCACCAGGGAACGGCTGA